In one window of Arachis ipaensis cultivar K30076 chromosome B06, Araip1.1, whole genome shotgun sequence DNA:
- the LOC107648047 gene encoding uncharacterized protein LOC107648047 produces the protein MKEDPLMNSSSLASAAREVFYLITLTLLTLLLPLSFLLLSRLSTLQYYLQTLTFYYHHYSPPYLLSLALRIGPSLLCILVSILTVASLIYGFTGGNITLFTYSSSSSSFKPRLYTAWILLCAFQVCVGLGIEGSIQAGFYDDDGDSGPGVKRSLLSRVVFLLGLHETTHVWSKMVVRPVVDDTVFGVEARKERLVERVVMAASLGSLWWWKMREDVETLVVMGEVKKEQFMDVGMGDFVGWCLYYVTVIIGIIKILKALMWIFMISLSRRRTTRISMVETSEDNDAKV, from the coding sequence ATGAAAGAAGATCCATTGATGAATTCTTCATCATTAGCTTCAGCTGCAAGGGAAGTGTTCTACCTCATCACCCTCACACTTCTCACACTCCTTTTACCCCTCTCCTTCCTCCTTCTATCAAGGCTCTCTACTCTTCAATACTACCTTCAAACCCTCACTTTCTATTACCACCATTATTCACCACCTTATCTTCTCTCCCTTGCACTTCGTATTGGTCCTTCTCTTCTCTGCATTCTTGTCTCCATTCTCACTGTTGCATCCTTGATCTATGGCTTCACCGGTGGTAACATCACCCTTTTCacatattcttcttcttcttcttcttttaagcCTCGTCTCTACACTGCGTGGATTCTTCTTTGCGCGTTCCAAGTTTGTGTTGGGTTAGGCATTGAAGGAAGCATTCAAGCTGGTTTTTACGACGATGACGGCGACTCGGGTCCCGGCGTTAAGAGGAGCCTCTTGAGCAGGGTGGTGTTCCTCTTGGGGCTGCACGAGACAACACATGTTTGGTCCAAGATGGTGGTGAGGCCGGTGGTGGATGACACGGTGTTCGGGGTGGAAGCAAGAAAGGAGAGATTGGTTGAGAGGGTGGTGATGGCGGCGAGCCTAGGAAGCTTGTGGTGGTGGAAGATGAGGGAGGATGTAGAGACATTGGTGGTGATGGGTGAGGTAAAGAAGGAACAGTTTATGGATGTGGGAATGGGTGATTTTGTTGGATGGTGTTTGTATTATGTCACTGTCATAATTGGGATCATTAAGATTCTCAAGGCTCTTATGTGGATCTTCATGATTTCCCTCTCTagaagaagaacaacaaggaTTTCCATGGTGGAAACTAGTGAGGACAATGACGCCAAGGTGTAA